The Agrococcus carbonis genome has a window encoding:
- a CDS encoding sugar ABC transporter ATP-binding protein, whose product MTETSPLVRLTGVRKRYGGVRALQGASLTAAGGEVHGLLGPNGSGKSTLGKVLAGSVRPDAAEIEIDGAPVRIGSPRAAARLGIAAVYQQLSLIPELTVGENLVLGQEPGRAGFLSDRAARRRVGPVLERLGPALGDVRADQPVRELAPGQQQLVEIGKALLREPRILLLDEATASLHRDQVAVVFEIVRELRHAGASILFVSHRLDEITDLCDRATILRSGETVAETPIAGVQPDALVRLMVGDVQAVERDHGERPSGRVRLEVRDLAGGRLRGVRMQARAGEIVGLGGLQGQGQSELLLALFGATAATGEVEVDGAPVRLASPRAAAARGIALVPGDRGTQGTLPPRSIQENLAIASIGRRSRAGVLRAAGERAAARSMVDALAIKLGDLGDPVSSLSGGNAQKVVFGKWLLTEPGVVLLDDPTKGVDVGAKAEIYRIIRRLADEGATVVINSSEDRELVTVCDRVLVMFEGAIHAELVGDEITEQRLVEAALRIGAGSQHAPGERTAEDAA is encoded by the coding sequence ATGACCGAGACCTCGCCGCTCGTGCGCCTCACGGGCGTGCGCAAGCGCTACGGCGGTGTGCGCGCGCTCCAGGGTGCGAGCCTGACGGCCGCGGGCGGCGAGGTCCACGGGCTGCTGGGGCCGAACGGCTCCGGCAAGTCCACGCTCGGCAAGGTGCTCGCGGGCTCGGTGCGCCCTGACGCCGCAGAGATCGAGATCGACGGCGCTCCGGTGCGCATCGGCTCGCCGCGGGCGGCCGCGCGGCTCGGCATCGCCGCCGTCTACCAGCAGCTGAGCCTCATCCCCGAGCTCACGGTGGGGGAGAACCTCGTGCTCGGGCAGGAGCCGGGCCGCGCCGGCTTCCTCTCCGACCGCGCGGCGCGCCGCCGGGTGGGCCCGGTGCTCGAGCGGCTCGGGCCGGCGCTCGGTGACGTGCGCGCCGACCAGCCCGTGCGCGAGCTCGCGCCCGGCCAGCAGCAGCTCGTCGAGATCGGCAAGGCGCTGCTGCGCGAGCCGCGCATCCTGCTGCTCGACGAGGCGACCGCGTCGCTGCACCGCGACCAGGTGGCCGTCGTCTTCGAGATCGTGCGCGAGCTGCGCCACGCCGGCGCGAGCATCCTGTTCGTCTCCCACCGGCTCGACGAGATCACCGACCTGTGCGACCGCGCGACGATCCTGCGCTCGGGCGAGACGGTCGCCGAGACCCCGATCGCGGGCGTGCAGCCCGACGCGCTCGTGCGCCTCATGGTCGGCGACGTGCAGGCCGTCGAGCGCGACCACGGCGAGCGACCCTCCGGGCGCGTCCGCCTCGAGGTCCGCGACCTCGCGGGCGGCCGCCTGCGGGGGGTGCGGATGCAGGCGCGCGCAGGCGAGATCGTGGGCCTCGGCGGCCTCCAGGGCCAGGGGCAGTCGGAGCTGCTGCTCGCGCTGTTCGGCGCGACCGCGGCGACGGGCGAGGTCGAGGTCGACGGCGCCCCCGTGCGCCTCGCCTCCCCGCGCGCGGCCGCCGCGCGAGGCATCGCGCTCGTGCCCGGCGACCGCGGCACCCAGGGCACGCTCCCGCCGCGCTCGATCCAGGAGAACCTCGCGATCGCGAGCATCGGCCGTCGCAGCCGCGCGGGTGTGCTGCGCGCCGCCGGGGAGCGCGCCGCCGCCCGCTCGATGGTCGACGCGCTCGCCATCAAGCTCGGCGATCTCGGCGATCCCGTCTCGAGCCTCTCGGGCGGCAACGCGCAGAAGGTCGTCTTCGGCAAGTGGCTGCTCACCGAGCCCGGCGTCGTGCTGCTCGACGACCCGACGAAGGGCGTCGACGTCGGCGCGAAGGCGGAGATCTACCGCATCATCCGGCGCCTCGCCGACGAGGGCGCGACCGTCGTCATCAACTCGAGCGAGGATCGCGAGCTCGTGACCGTGTGCGACCGCGTGCTCGTCATGTTCGAGGGCGCGATCCACGCCGAGCTCGTCGGCGACGAGATCACCGAGCAGCGGCTCGTCGAGGCCGCGCTGCGGATCGGCGCGGGCTCGCAGCACGCGCCGGGGGAGCGCACCGCGGAGGACGCCGCATGA
- a CDS encoding ROK family transcriptional regulator: MSSVSTTRRNRAAVLAAARAAGESSRAELAEATGLSIATVSRAAAALIDAGLLVEHATVGPAGGRPLGRVRVAAGAALVLAVDVADHHTTLSLVDLDGAVRWSERLDDPPEGPEERLAHTLEATTGAFLVDRDGRMPVAVGVAIPGPVQTDGTVDFAPALHWHGVRLGELLRERLGAPVAVGNDANLIAVAESRWGAQRGASSLMALAVFEGVGAGIVEAGRIVEGSRGFAGQIGRMLVGPDSIDRQQDDFGDLESQLGSAGLVRRAAEAGVALPPDAEPFAALFAHLGDRSAAGALAERVLDEFAVALANVCALLDPEAIVLAGRFAPLAGVVGPELERRLTGRVLHLPALVPASTPVDGALLGAAAIAIDAFGPLEQLLDREVTIRPRR, translated from the coding sequence ATGAGCTCCGTCTCGACGACTCGCCGCAACCGCGCCGCCGTGCTCGCGGCCGCTCGCGCCGCCGGCGAGTCGTCCCGCGCCGAGCTCGCCGAGGCGACCGGCCTCAGCATCGCGACAGTCTCCCGCGCCGCGGCCGCGCTGATCGACGCGGGCCTCCTCGTCGAGCACGCCACGGTCGGCCCGGCGGGCGGCCGCCCGCTCGGGCGCGTGCGCGTCGCGGCCGGCGCGGCGCTCGTGCTCGCGGTCGACGTCGCCGACCACCACACGACCCTCTCGCTCGTCGACCTCGACGGCGCGGTGCGCTGGAGCGAACGGCTCGACGACCCGCCCGAGGGGCCCGAGGAGCGCCTCGCGCACACCCTCGAGGCCACGACCGGCGCCTTCCTCGTCGACCGGGACGGCCGGATGCCCGTCGCCGTCGGCGTCGCGATCCCCGGTCCCGTGCAGACCGACGGCACCGTCGACTTCGCGCCCGCCCTGCACTGGCACGGCGTGCGGCTCGGCGAGCTGCTGCGCGAGCGCCTCGGCGCGCCCGTGGCGGTCGGCAACGACGCCAACCTCATCGCCGTCGCCGAGTCGCGCTGGGGCGCGCAGCGCGGCGCGTCGAGCCTCATGGCGCTCGCCGTGTTCGAGGGCGTCGGCGCGGGCATCGTCGAGGCTGGCCGGATCGTGGAGGGCAGCCGCGGCTTCGCCGGGCAGATCGGCCGCATGCTCGTCGGGCCCGACTCGATCGACCGGCAGCAGGACGACTTCGGCGACCTCGAGTCGCAGCTGGGCTCCGCGGGCCTCGTGCGCCGCGCCGCAGAGGCCGGGGTCGCGCTGCCCCCAGACGCGGAGCCGTTCGCGGCGCTGTTCGCGCACTTGGGGGACCGCTCCGCCGCGGGTGCGCTCGCGGAGCGGGTGCTCGACGAGTTCGCCGTCGCGCTCGCCAACGTGTGCGCGCTGCTCGATCCCGAGGCGATCGTGCTCGCGGGCCGCTTCGCGCCGCTCGCGGGCGTCGTCGGGCCCGAGCTCGAGCGGCGCCTGACGGGCCGCGTGCTGCACCTCCCGGCGCTCGTGCCGGCGTCGACGCCGGTCGACGGCGCGCTGCTCGGCGCCGCCGCCATCGCGATCGACGCGTTCGGGCCGCTCGAGCAGCTGCTCGACCGCGAGGTCACGATTCGGCCACGGCGCTAG
- a CDS encoding non-heme iron oxygenase ferredoxin subunit has translation MTAQRACGVDDVAVSAAVKVELDGIAVAIVKQSDGTIHAIGDTCTHGEISLSEGFVEDDTIECWAHGSQFALRTGKPLNLPAYEPVPVFPVTIDGDDVLVDVANPLTQNS, from the coding sequence ATGACGGCACAGCGCGCGTGCGGCGTCGACGACGTCGCGGTGAGCGCAGCCGTGAAGGTCGAGCTCGACGGCATCGCGGTCGCGATCGTCAAGCAGTCGGACGGCACGATCCACGCCATCGGCGACACGTGCACCCACGGCGAGATCTCGCTGTCGGAGGGGTTCGTCGAGGACGACACGATCGAGTGCTGGGCGCACGGCTCGCAGTTCGCGCTGCGCACCGGCAAGCCGCTCAACCTGCCGGCGTACGAGCCGGTGCCGGTGTTCCCCGTGACCATCGACGGCGACGACGTGCTCGTCGACGTCGCGAACCCATTGACCCAGAATTCGTAG
- the sufC gene encoding Fe-S cluster assembly ATPase SufC translates to MSVLDIKDLRVSIETEQGKKEILRGVDLTINSDEIHAVMGPNGSGKSTLAYTIAGHPRYEVDGGSITLDGEDVLEMSVDERARAGLFLAMQYPVEIPGVTVSNFLRTAKTAIDGEAPRVRQWIGDVRGAMEKLRMDPSFGERNVNEGFSGGEKKRHEILQMELLRPRFAVLDETDSGLDVDALRVVSEGVNRIKGETGLGVLLITHYTRILRYIEPDHVHVFVNGRVAEQGGPELAHRLEEEGYDRYLKAGV, encoded by the coding sequence ATGAGCGTCCTGGACATCAAGGACCTGCGGGTCTCGATCGAGACCGAGCAGGGCAAGAAGGAGATCCTGCGCGGCGTCGATCTCACGATCAACTCGGATGAGATCCACGCGGTGATGGGCCCCAACGGCTCGGGCAAGTCGACCCTCGCGTACACGATCGCGGGCCACCCGCGCTACGAGGTCGACGGCGGCTCGATCACGCTCGACGGCGAGGACGTCCTCGAGATGAGCGTCGACGAGCGGGCCCGCGCCGGCCTCTTCCTCGCGATGCAGTACCCGGTGGAGATCCCCGGCGTCACGGTCTCGAACTTCCTCCGCACCGCGAAGACCGCGATCGACGGCGAGGCACCGCGCGTGCGCCAGTGGATCGGCGACGTGCGCGGCGCCATGGAGAAGCTGCGCATGGACCCGTCGTTCGGCGAGCGCAACGTCAACGAGGGCTTCTCGGGCGGCGAGAAGAAGCGCCACGAGATCCTCCAGATGGAGCTCCTGCGCCCCCGCTTCGCGGTGCTCGACGAGACCGACTCCGGCCTCGACGTCGACGCGCTGCGGGTCGTCTCCGAGGGCGTCAACCGCATCAAGGGCGAGACGGGCCTCGGCGTGCTCCTCATCACGCACTACACGCGCATCCTGCGCTACATCGAGCCGGACCACGTGCACGTGTTCGTCAACGGGCGCGTGGCCGAGCAGGGCGGTCCCGAGCTCGCGCACCGCCTCGAGGAGGAGGGCTACGATCGGTACCTGAAGGCAGGTGTGTGA
- the pnuC gene encoding nicotinamide riboside transporter PnuC — protein sequence MDPASWLFDLYGATIPVGGGQELLLREVVGNAFGLASALGGMLRRVWAWPVGIVGNLLLLTVFLGALLDPSHTLPALLGQAGRQVMFIAVAIYGWVRWRQARGPQGTIVPRWASGRQRIGLAVAMVVGTVALTPIFRALGSFEPVWADAWTFVGSLLATYGMARGWTEFWLIWVAVDLVGVPLLVAAGYWATAGMYAFYGAFTVAGFIVWARARHKPVVSTLLPDPRVERKDDPR from the coding sequence ATGGACCCCGCTTCCTGGCTCTTCGACCTCTACGGCGCCACGATCCCGGTCGGCGGCGGCCAGGAGCTGCTGCTGCGCGAGGTCGTCGGCAACGCCTTCGGCCTCGCGAGCGCGCTCGGCGGCATGCTGCGCCGCGTCTGGGCGTGGCCCGTCGGCATCGTCGGCAACCTGCTGCTGCTGACGGTCTTCCTCGGCGCCCTCCTCGATCCGTCGCACACGCTGCCCGCGCTGCTCGGCCAGGCCGGCAGGCAGGTGATGTTCATCGCCGTCGCGATCTACGGATGGGTGCGGTGGCGCCAGGCGCGCGGCCCGCAGGGCACGATCGTGCCGCGCTGGGCGAGCGGCCGGCAGCGCATCGGCCTCGCGGTCGCGATGGTCGTCGGCACGGTCGCGCTCACACCGATCTTCCGCGCGCTCGGCTCGTTCGAGCCCGTGTGGGCGGATGCGTGGACGTTCGTCGGATCGCTCCTGGCGACCTACGGGATGGCCCGCGGGTGGACGGAGTTCTGGCTCATCTGGGTCGCCGTCGACCTCGTGGGCGTGCCGCTGCTGGTCGCCGCCGGCTATTGGGCGACGGCCGGGATGTACGCCTTCTACGGCGCGTTCACCGTCGCGGGCTTCATCGTGTGGGCGCGCGCCCGCCACAAGCCCGTCGTCTCGACGCTCCTGCCGGATCCGCGGGTCGAGCGCAAGGACGATCCGCGCTGA
- a CDS encoding metal-sulfur cluster assembly factor, whose translation MALIEVDAAKFDEATEALKDVVDPELDVNIVDLGLVYDLAWDDEQDALVISMTLTSAGCPLTDVIETEIAEKLDGVVERFRINWVWMPPWGPERITEDGREMMRALGFTI comes from the coding sequence ATGGCGCTGATCGAGGTCGACGCGGCGAAGTTCGACGAGGCGACCGAGGCGCTCAAGGACGTCGTCGACCCGGAGCTCGACGTCAACATCGTCGACCTCGGGCTCGTCTACGACCTCGCGTGGGACGACGAGCAGGATGCGCTCGTCATCTCGATGACGCTCACCTCGGCCGGCTGCCCGCTCACCGACGTGATCGAGACCGAGATCGCCGAGAAGCTCGACGGCGTCGTCGAGCGGTTCCGCATCAACTGGGTCTGGATGCCGCCGTGGGGCCCCGAGCGCATCACGGAGGACGGCCGCGAGATGATGAGGGCGCTGGGCTTCACGATCTGA
- a CDS encoding substrate-binding domain-containing protein, producing the protein MRQRALGLAAVATAALVVAGCSTVSNEPAPSGSEGEAAGPFTIGVSNGFVGSEYRTQMIADIEEAASEYQDEGLLEDLVLENADTDVNGQIQQVRNLINAGVDAIIVDPNSGSALDQVFQEATDQGIHVFAIDQAVTAESVINVGIDQALWAETSAEWLAEQVGEGGSIVAVNGISGHPANEARWGAAEAVFEDAGVEVLTTADGGWDQATGQQQMANLLATYPDIDGVWTQDGMALGVLQALIAAEKQDEIVMSGEARNGFLRLWSEQGDGFESIGVVNPPGTGATALHIAMAMLQGQELDEAQLENGHDIVLELEEPVTSANFDEVWAEVEGEPDTYVLDSVLSRDDVQRFFQ; encoded by the coding sequence ATGCGACAGCGCGCACTCGGTCTCGCAGCGGTGGCGACGGCGGCTCTCGTCGTCGCGGGCTGCTCGACCGTCTCGAACGAGCCCGCCCCCAGCGGCTCCGAGGGGGAGGCGGCCGGCCCCTTCACGATCGGCGTCAGCAACGGCTTCGTCGGCTCGGAGTACCGCACCCAGATGATCGCCGACATCGAGGAGGCCGCGTCCGAGTACCAGGACGAGGGCCTGCTCGAGGACCTCGTGCTCGAGAACGCCGACACCGACGTCAACGGCCAGATCCAGCAGGTCCGCAACCTCATCAACGCCGGCGTCGACGCCATCATCGTCGACCCGAACTCCGGCTCTGCGCTCGACCAGGTGTTCCAGGAGGCGACTGACCAGGGCATCCACGTCTTCGCGATCGACCAGGCCGTCACGGCCGAGAGCGTCATCAACGTCGGCATCGACCAGGCCCTCTGGGCGGAGACGAGCGCCGAGTGGCTCGCCGAGCAGGTGGGCGAGGGCGGCAGCATCGTCGCCGTCAACGGCATCTCGGGCCACCCGGCCAACGAGGCGCGCTGGGGCGCGGCCGAGGCGGTGTTCGAAGACGCGGGCGTCGAGGTGCTCACGACCGCCGACGGCGGCTGGGACCAGGCCACAGGCCAGCAGCAGATGGCGAACCTGCTCGCGACCTACCCCGACATCGACGGCGTGTGGACGCAGGACGGCATGGCCCTCGGTGTGCTCCAGGCGCTCATCGCCGCCGAGAAGCAGGACGAGATCGTGATGTCGGGCGAGGCCCGCAACGGGTTCCTGCGGCTGTGGAGCGAGCAGGGCGACGGCTTCGAGTCGATCGGCGTCGTGAACCCTCCCGGCACCGGCGCGACGGCGCTGCACATCGCGATGGCGATGCTGCAGGGCCAGGAGCTCGACGAGGCGCAGCTCGAGAACGGGCACGACATCGTGCTCGAGCTCGAAGAGCCCGTCACGAGCGCGAACTTCGACGAGGTCTGGGCCGAGGTCGAGGGCGAGCCCGACACCTACGTGCTCGACTCCGTGCTCTCGCGCGACGACGTGCAGCGCTTCTTCCAGTAG
- a CDS encoding ABC transporter permease, producing MTATAPPPVDERTPIGERLGRVRVASWATAGLLVAAVVLAVVLQPGITTPYGIASTFATFLPLVLVAVAQAVVVIGGGLDLSAGAIVALSSVVAVQVMQGSDGLALVGFAAAIGTGLACGIVNGLIVSRLRLQPLIATFATASVFSGLALLVLPTPGGTVPAVLTGTFRQAVATVPVSLLLVVAVALGWLVVRRLRIMRHIRATGGGPAAAFASLVPVAGAQLASYAICGGVCGIAAMAVLGNAGSGDPFIGGDLALNSIAAVVIGGIALRGGIGSPIGAIAGAITLSLASTILFSIGLPTSWRALASGLVVILALALSALGAPRRQR from the coding sequence ATGACCGCCACCGCGCCCCCGCCCGTCGACGAGCGCACGCCCATCGGCGAGCGCCTCGGACGGGTCCGCGTCGCCTCGTGGGCGACCGCCGGCCTGCTCGTCGCCGCGGTCGTGCTCGCGGTCGTGCTGCAGCCGGGCATCACCACCCCCTACGGCATCGCGTCGACGTTCGCGACCTTCCTGCCGCTCGTGCTCGTCGCGGTCGCGCAGGCGGTCGTCGTGATCGGCGGCGGGCTCGACCTCTCCGCGGGCGCGATCGTCGCGCTCTCGAGCGTCGTCGCCGTGCAGGTCATGCAGGGCAGCGACGGGCTCGCGCTCGTCGGGTTCGCCGCGGCGATCGGCACCGGCCTCGCGTGCGGCATCGTCAACGGCCTCATCGTGAGCCGGCTGCGACTGCAGCCGCTCATCGCGACCTTCGCCACCGCATCCGTCTTCTCGGGCCTCGCGCTCCTCGTGCTGCCGACCCCCGGCGGCACGGTGCCCGCGGTGCTCACCGGCACGTTCCGGCAGGCCGTCGCCACGGTGCCGGTCTCGCTGCTGCTCGTCGTCGCCGTCGCGCTCGGCTGGCTCGTCGTGCGCCGGCTGCGCATCATGCGGCACATCCGCGCGACAGGCGGCGGGCCCGCGGCCGCCTTCGCGTCGCTCGTGCCCGTCGCCGGCGCGCAGCTCGCCTCCTACGCGATCTGCGGCGGCGTGTGCGGCATCGCGGCGATGGCGGTGCTCGGCAACGCGGGCTCCGGCGACCCGTTCATCGGCGGCGACCTCGCGCTCAACAGCATCGCGGCGGTCGTCATCGGCGGCATCGCGCTGCGCGGCGGCATCGGCTCGCCGATCGGCGCGATCGCGGGCGCCATCACGCTCTCGCTCGCCTCGACCATCCTCTTCTCGATCGGCCTGCCCACCTCGTGGCGAGCGCTCGCCTCCGGGCTCGTCGTCATCCTCGCGCTCGCCCTGAGCGCCCTCGGCGCACCGAGGAGGCAGCGATGA
- the sufD gene encoding Fe-S cluster assembly protein SufD has product MTATETTPAHLTTAERFVPIQTRSERPTSFDPADFGTPTGREVNWRLSDLKRLAPLLVDEETETGETNAIEYDVAALEAAGLLVESSGHDAAPRGEIFRPEDVVSAIAWKRCENALHVRLPEGRELSEPIIARLHGTGADRHGNAHIVIEAMPGSVGTLVLHHSGSAQYAQNVEIIVRDGARLTLVSVQDWEDDAVHAAAHQAVVGDGAYLKHMVVSFGGGVVRVNPSLRLAGHRAEGEMYGLSFSDSGQHIESQVFLHHEGVETRGDVLYKGALQGTGARSVWIGDVLIGQGATGTDSYEKNQNLVLTDGARADSIPNLEIKTGDIAGAGHASATGRFDDEQLFYLESRGIEEEEARRLVVIGFLMEIVQKIGVPEIEERLAEAIEEELRRGAGLAPASKAGA; this is encoded by the coding sequence CGCGCTCCGAGCGGCCCACGTCGTTCGACCCGGCCGACTTCGGCACGCCCACCGGCCGCGAGGTCAACTGGCGCCTCAGCGACCTGAAGCGCCTCGCGCCGCTGCTCGTCGACGAGGAGACCGAGACCGGCGAGACGAACGCGATCGAGTACGACGTCGCGGCGCTCGAGGCGGCGGGCCTGCTCGTCGAGTCGAGCGGGCACGACGCCGCGCCGCGCGGCGAGATCTTCCGCCCCGAGGACGTCGTGAGCGCGATCGCGTGGAAGCGCTGCGAGAACGCGCTGCACGTGCGCCTGCCGGAGGGCCGCGAGCTCTCCGAGCCGATCATCGCTCGCCTGCACGGCACGGGCGCCGACCGCCACGGCAACGCCCACATCGTCATCGAGGCGATGCCCGGCTCGGTCGGCACGCTCGTGCTGCACCACTCGGGCTCGGCGCAGTACGCGCAGAACGTCGAGATCATCGTCCGCGACGGCGCGCGCCTCACGCTCGTGTCGGTGCAGGACTGGGAGGACGACGCCGTGCATGCGGCCGCCCACCAGGCGGTCGTCGGCGACGGCGCCTACCTCAAGCACATGGTCGTCTCGTTCGGCGGCGGTGTCGTGCGCGTCAACCCGTCGCTGCGCCTCGCCGGCCACCGCGCCGAGGGGGAGATGTACGGCCTCTCGTTCTCGGACAGCGGCCAGCACATCGAGAGCCAGGTGTTCCTCCACCACGAGGGCGTCGAGACCCGCGGCGACGTGCTCTACAAGGGCGCGCTCCAGGGCACCGGCGCGCGCTCGGTGTGGATCGGCGATGTGCTCATCGGGCAGGGCGCCACGGGCACCGACAGCTACGAGAAGAACCAGAACCTCGTGCTGACCGACGGCGCCCGCGCCGACAGCATCCCGAACCTCGAGATCAAGACCGGCGACATCGCCGGCGCCGGGCACGCATCCGCCACCGGCCGCTTCGACGACGAGCAGCTCTTCTACCTCGAGTCGCGAGGCATCGAGGAGGAGGAGGCCCGTCGCCTCGTCGTGATCGGCTTCCTCATGGAGATCGTGCAGAAGATCGGCGTGCCCGAGATCGAGGAGCGGCTCGCCGAGGCGATCGAGGAGGAGCTGCGCCGCGGCGCCGGCCTCGCGCCCGCCTCGAAGGCGGGGGCATGA